One segment of Ziziphus jujuba cultivar Dongzao chromosome 12, ASM3175591v1 DNA contains the following:
- the LOC132800165 gene encoding uncharacterized protein LOC132800165, producing the protein MHPDERDSYKTAVRASKQDRWEEEQGRNFVNPRGQGSGSSREGGSQPCAQFRRATSVREPIRRQQSQQFSPVALAPSLYKSSGAKQKNIKDVLTKGGMKNTLGRLVAKFFIYDNVPPAKAKSHHFKNMIVGAQQSGMGVQIPSPYEIKEKYLDMEYKEMQQHIEKFKESWKIYGCTIMCDGWTGPTKLSILNFMVVTDNGSAFVNAGKKLMTQYNLYWTPCAAHCINLIFEDIGKHESIARIVQRARMITNYIYNHNWLLSLMRDICKGDIVRPGATRFATNYIALNSLFKKKASLKQVFTSDAWAEHQLSRTKAAHFLNPRFQYKEGIGTDSDFVQAVHDVFAALYPNSDRISQFGNEIICFRDAQKGFGDRAAIAARAEMIPAEWWTMYGNSTPTLRKLAMRILSQTVSSSACERN; encoded by the exons atgcatcCTGATGAAAGAGACTCATATAAAACTGCAGTCCGTGCATCTAAACAAGATAGATGGGAAGAAGAACAAGGAAGGAACTTTGTTAACCCTAGAGGTCAAGGATCAGGATCTTCTCGAGAGGGTGGTAGTCAACCATGTGCTCAATTTCGTCGTGCAACAAGTGTGAGGGAGCCCATTCGTAGACAACAATCTCAACAATTTTCTCCAGTTGCACTTGCACCTTCGTTGTATAAGTCATCcggtgcaaaacaaaaaaatataaaagatgtgtTGACAAAAGGTGGTATGAAAAACACATTGGGAAGGCTAGTAGcaaagttctttatttatgataatgtccCACCTGCAAAGGCAAAATCGCACCATTTTAAAAACATGATCGTTGGTGCTCAACAATCAGGTATGGGAGTTCAAATTCCATCTCCatatgaaattaaggaaaaatatctcGACATGGAATATAAAGAGATGCAACAGCATattgaaaagtttaaagaaagctGGAAGAtatatggttgtacaattatgtgCGATGGATGGACAGGACCAACTAAGCTgtcaatattgaattttatg GTAGTCACAGATAACGGTTCTGCATTCGTAAATGCTGGTAAGAAATTGATGACACAGTACAACTTGTATTGGACACCATGTGCTGCGCATTGTATTAATCTTATATTTGAGGATATTGGAAAGCATGAAAGTATTGCAAGGATCGTTCAGCGTGCAAGaatgataaccaattatatttataatcataattggttactttctttaatgcGAGATATATGCAAAGGAGACATCGTTCGACCAGGAGCAACAAGGTTTGCAACAAActatattgctttaaatagtctctttAAAAAGAAAGCTTCTCTAAAACAAGTCTTTACAAGCGATGCATGGGCTGAGCATCAATTGAGTCGAACAAAAGCag cacACTTTCTGAATCCACGGTTCCAGTATAAAGAAGGAATTGGCACTGATTCAGATTTTGTACAAGCTGTTCATGATGTCTTTGCAGCATTATATCCAAACTCGGATCGtatatctcaatttggaaatgaa ataatatgctttAGAGATGCACAAAAAGGGTTTGGTGATCGTGCAGCAATTGCCGCCCGGGCAGAAATGATACCTG CTGAATGGTGGACAATGTATGGTAATAGCACCCCAACACTCAGAAAATTGGCAATGCGTATTTTGTCACAAACTGTATCATCATCCGCATGCGAGCGTAATTGA